In the Hordeum vulgare subsp. vulgare chromosome 7H, MorexV3_pseudomolecules_assembly, whole genome shotgun sequence genome, one interval contains:
- the LOC123409943 gene encoding beta-glucuronosyltransferase GlcAT14A-like, whose translation MMETKPPSPGSGGASAGPLHHHRRWAAPLLASVLLSSLLISASLFFSSSRALLLSFSPLPSAASAEPLFVEAKLRQQEQEAHARPHRAVPRIAYLVSGSAGDGVALRRTLRALYHPANRYVVHLDLEAPAAERADLAAAVRADPVYSRFRNVKVVTRANLVTYRGPTMVANTLHAAAILLRDGGDWDWFINLSASDYPLVSQDDLLYVLSGLPRELNFIEHTSDIGWKEYQRAKPVIVDPGLYSLQKSDVFWITEKRSVPTAFKLFTGSAWMMLTHRFIEYCIWGWDNLPRTVLMYYANFLSSPEGYFHTVICNVPEFRNTTVNHDLHFISWDNPPKQHPHYLTLNDFDGMLSSNAPFARKFGREDPVLDKIDQEILGRQPDGFVPGGWLDLLNTTVKGKHFSVERVQDLRPGPGADRIKKLVTGLLTEEGFDDKHCL comes from the exons ATGATGGAGACCAAGCCGCCGTCGCCGGGGAGCGGGGGCGCATCGGCGGGGCCGCTGCACCACCACAGGCGGTGGGCGGCGCCGCTGCTCGCATCCGTGCTGCTCTCGTCGCTCCTCATCTCGgcctccctcttcttctcctcgtcccggGCGCTGCTCCTCTCCTTCTCCCCGCTCCCGTCCGCGGCCTCCGCGGAACCGCTCTTCGTCGAGGCCAAGCTGCGGCAGCAGGAGCAGGAGGCGCACGCCCGCCCGCACCGCGCCGTGCCCAGGATCGCCTACCTCGTGTCCGGCTCCGCCGGGGACGGGGTCGCGCTGCGCCGGACGCTCAGGGCGCTCTACCACCCGGCCAACCGCTACGTCGTGCACCTCGACCTCGAGGCGCCCGCCGCCGAGCGCGCCGACCTGGCCGCCGCCGTGCGCGCCGACCCCGTCTACTCCCGCTTCCGCAACGTCAAGGTCGTCACGCGCGCCAACCTCGTCACCTACCGGGGCCCGACCATGGTGGCCAACACGCTGCACGCCGCCGCCATCCTCCTGCGCGACGGCGGCGATTGGGACTGGTTCATCAACCTCTCCGCCTCCGACTACCCCCTCGTCTCGCAGGACG ATCTGTTGTATGTGCTCTCTGGCCTGCCAAGGGAGCTTAACTTCATCGAGCATACCAGTGACATCGGATGGAAGGA GTACCAGAGGGCAAAGCCTGTGATCGTCGACCCAGGCCTATATAGCCTGCAGAAGTCTGATGTTTTCTGGATTACAGAGAAAAGAAGTGTGCCGACCGCGTTCAAGCTCTTCACTG GCTCTGCATGGATGATGCTTACTCATCGGTTCATTGAATACTGCATATGGGGATGGGACAATCTTCCAAGGACAGTCCTGATGTATTATGCCAATTTTCTCTCTTCACCAGAGGGTTACTTCCACACAGTCATCTGCAATGTTCCAGAATTCCGCAACACCACAGTCAACCATgatctacatttcatttcatgggaTAACCCACCAAAGCAGCATCCTCATTACCTCACCCTCAATGACTTCGACGGTATGCTTAGCAGCAATGCGCCCTTTGCAAGGAAGTTTGGAAGAGAAGATCCTGTCCTAGACAAGATTGATCAGGAAATATTGGGCCGTCAACCCGATGGCTTCGTGCCCGGTGGATGGTTGGATCTGTTGAACACAACAGTGAAAGGGAAACACTTCAGTGTCGAGCGTGTACAAGATCTCCGTCCGGGGCCTGGCGCGGACAGGATAAAGAAACTCGTCACAGGCCTGCTCACTGAGGAAGGCTTCGACGACAAGCATTGCTTATAA